From a single Hemibagrus wyckioides isolate EC202008001 linkage group LG27, SWU_Hwy_1.0, whole genome shotgun sequence genomic region:
- the spi1b gene encoding transcription factor PU.1b isoform X2, translating into MLSSYRMEGYIIPPPTEDMIYEPEIYRQQMEYQYIIDGEGQSDHTWEYSTHHVHPGDFENLTESHFTELQSVQPVHPPSVHRFTDVEPSHFLDPSLTGHHLGLPPPQVACLPRPSVYYPHSVQPSPLLRSSDDDDPGSRSPPLEVSDEECMRDHISSTTGVEHGNKKKIRLYQFLLDLLRNGDMKDSIWWVDKEKGTFQFSSKHKEILAHRWGVQKGNRKKMTYQKMARALRNYGKTGEVKKIKKKLTYQFSGDVLGKGHMERKLYM; encoded by the exons ATGTTGTCTTCATACAGAATGGAGGGGTACATCATCCCACCT CCAACAGAAGATATGATCTACGAACCTGAAATCTATCGACAACAGATGGAATATCAATACATCATCGATGGAGAAGGCCAGAGTG ATCATACTTGGgagtacagtacacaccatGTCCACCCTGGGGACTTTGAGAATTTGACAGAGAGCCACTTCACGGAGCTCCAGAGTGTGCAGCCAGTTCATCCTCCCAGTGTGCATCGCTTTACTGATGTTGAGCCAAGCCATTTTCTGGACCCCAGTCTGACTGGACACCATCTGGGACTGCCTCCTCCACAG GTGGCTTGCTTGCCTCGTCCGTCTGTTTATTACCCGCATAGTGTGCAGCCCTCACCTCTCCTGCGCAGCTCCGACGATGATGACCCCGGCAGCCGCAGTCCCCCCCTGGAGGTGTCTgatgaggagtgtatgagggacCATATCAGTTCTACCACCGGGGTTGAACATG GAAACAAGAAGAAGATTCGTCTGTATCAGTTCCTGCTGGACCTTCTGCGAAACGGAGACATGAAGGATAGCATCTGGTGGGTGGACAAAGAAAAGGGAACTTTCCAGTTCTCTTCTAAACACAAAGAGATCCTGGCCCACCGCTGGGGAGTGCAGAAAGGCAACCGCAAGAAGATGACCTACCAGAAAATGGCCAGAGCACTGAGAAACTACGGCAAGACCGGAGAGGTGAAAAAGATCAAGAAGAAGCTCACGTACCAGTTCAGTGGTGACGTGCTGGGAAAGGGCCACATGGAAAGGAAGCTGTACATGTAA
- the spi1b gene encoding transcription factor PU.1b isoform X1 — MLSSYRMEGYIIPPKKSWTGWMSQAPSEFKDYWALVNKNPTEDMIYEPEIYRQQMEYQYIIDGEGQSDHTWEYSTHHVHPGDFENLTESHFTELQSVQPVHPPSVHRFTDVEPSHFLDPSLTGHHLGLPPPQVACLPRPSVYYPHSVQPSPLLRSSDDDDPGSRSPPLEVSDEECMRDHISSTTGVEHGNKKKIRLYQFLLDLLRNGDMKDSIWWVDKEKGTFQFSSKHKEILAHRWGVQKGNRKKMTYQKMARALRNYGKTGEVKKIKKKLTYQFSGDVLGKGHMERKLYM, encoded by the exons ATGTTGTCTTCATACAGAATGGAGGGGTACATCATCCCACCT AAAAAAAGCTGGACTGGCTGGATGTCACAGGCCCCATCTGAATTTAAAGATTACTGGGCccttgtaaataaaaat CCAACAGAAGATATGATCTACGAACCTGAAATCTATCGACAACAGATGGAATATCAATACATCATCGATGGAGAAGGCCAGAGTG ATCATACTTGGgagtacagtacacaccatGTCCACCCTGGGGACTTTGAGAATTTGACAGAGAGCCACTTCACGGAGCTCCAGAGTGTGCAGCCAGTTCATCCTCCCAGTGTGCATCGCTTTACTGATGTTGAGCCAAGCCATTTTCTGGACCCCAGTCTGACTGGACACCATCTGGGACTGCCTCCTCCACAG GTGGCTTGCTTGCCTCGTCCGTCTGTTTATTACCCGCATAGTGTGCAGCCCTCACCTCTCCTGCGCAGCTCCGACGATGATGACCCCGGCAGCCGCAGTCCCCCCCTGGAGGTGTCTgatgaggagtgtatgagggacCATATCAGTTCTACCACCGGGGTTGAACATG GAAACAAGAAGAAGATTCGTCTGTATCAGTTCCTGCTGGACCTTCTGCGAAACGGAGACATGAAGGATAGCATCTGGTGGGTGGACAAAGAAAAGGGAACTTTCCAGTTCTCTTCTAAACACAAAGAGATCCTGGCCCACCGCTGGGGAGTGCAGAAAGGCAACCGCAAGAAGATGACCTACCAGAAAATGGCCAGAGCACTGAGAAACTACGGCAAGACCGGAGAGGTGAAAAAGATCAAGAAGAAGCTCACGTACCAGTTCAGTGGTGACGTGCTGGGAAAGGGCCACATGGAAAGGAAGCTGTACATGTAA